Genomic segment of Anguilla rostrata isolate EN2019 chromosome 13, ASM1855537v3, whole genome shotgun sequence:
GGTGTGTACAGGAAGGGATGATCCCCTCCGCTGCTGTGCCTCTGCAGAGCCCATCCCGGGGCACAGATCATCTCTGTTTCCACTCCAACACCTCTGACtttcacactgtcacacagtaGCTAGAAGTCCTTGTCATCTatctttaaatagtttttacaGCCAGTGAACAATGAAATTAATCAAGATGAATCAAGTGGTGAGGAACTCTGGATCTGAGATTAAACATTGGTTCCTTTGCATTAGAAGTATAATTTTTATTGCAATAACTAGAACAGAAATTGTTTAATTGACAaggcaaatgaatgaataaaagagGCTGTTTTGCTTATATAGACATTTGTGTTTCCATTTGCGACTGTCGAGATAACTGTTTTGTGCTCTAACTCCAGTAAAATAACTGCTAACTGTAGTAAACTAACTCTAGCAAACCAACTTGATTAGCGAAGCAGCTCATAGTGACCAGTAACAATCCAAATTTTAGGTTATTCTCCAGAGCACAATATACAAAGGATGTTTCAATATGCAGTATATTTGTACTTAATTCTTGATTTGAGAGGGTTCTGTGACAGGTTGGTCTAAAATGTCAGCAACTTCCGTATGTCAGGAGGTCACATCTCAGCTTTGGGCACTGTTTTTTCACCCTAGAACATGGAGTCAACccagaactgcttcagtaaaagcTTAATTAACCTCCCTGAATGGGCAATGtaccaaatgtaaaattatatcTGTCCTATAACAGGGCGCTTTCTGAGTAACTGTGTAAAAGTTACTACATTTAAATGATAGCTGACTGCTTCCTTGGGTACATACAGAAGGGTGACATAAGcagaataaatgagtggagaaacataacaaatgcagatgcttccatacaggtgtactgcttgatgcaattaagcaattaacatcctatcatgctctgtggcatgtataaaactgctgagcaggcccagtcgaccttgattttggatgaaGATGGctagaggaaaagatctaagtgactttgaaagagggttcattattggggcacaggtgccaggagcttcagtcacaaagacagctcaactggctagtgtttcaatagggacagtgactaaagtgacatgtGCATTCAGATCTATTTGGGTCAGAAATTGCGATGCACATTTGATGACCATGATGCTCATGCTAATGAATTCTTACTCTgatgactgagaatgtcaatgtaGGATGcaatcagactgtcagcaagaagAGTCCGTCAACGACTACACGGAGTGATATTAttgtagggttgcagtgcataaacctctcattacaaagacaaatgcacgtTTGAGAGtacagtggtgcaaaaaccataggtaCTGGTCTACAGAGAAAGAGTGATATGGTAAGATGAGTCATCATTCACCACATTCttgacaagtgggcgagtgcatgtgtggtgtacaccaagagaacggtacaggcctgaatgattgacccctacagtgagggggtccggtggctctgttatgctgtggggggcatttgaCATGGTTTgagtccacttgtccccttggagggaagggtcactgcaaatcaatacaaagttattctgaatGATCgcctttatttaatttatatttataacattTCTATCATGATGGGAGAGGTcttttccaggatgacaatgcccctatccacagggcacgagggggtcactgaatggtttggtGAGTATGAAAACGGTGTGAATCATATCTTATgaccttcgcagtcaccagatctcaatccaattgaacacctagagagggagattttggaccaacatGTTAGACTGCACTCTCcagcaccatcatcaaaacaccaaattagGGAGTATATTAGGAAGAATGGCATTCCATCCCTCCCGTAGAGTTCCAGAGATATGTAGAATCTAtcccaaggtgcattgaagctgttctggtggctcgtggcCCAAAGcgttactaagacactttatcttggtttttcctttaatttgtcaccagtCTGTATTTCTGAGCGGTGTGCACTGTGGAAAAATGTCAGCAAGTCAAAACCTGAATGGTCAGTTTAACTGGTCagaggaaaaaagcattggGATATTTCTGGCTACATACGTGCACTCTTATTACATGAATCTCTTATTAAGCCATCTAACATTTTCGTTATTCACACTTACACTCATGAAACAATTCAATATTGACAGCAACTCGCGGCAAGGGTGACGTAACACATACAAGCTGCCTGCTTAAACGGTGCACTTGGCAAATAGGCAGCTCATGCTGGTATTGTAAACAGCAGTCGCGCGACAGAGGAGAGAGTTGCGACGTTGAACACTCCGGTAAGTTTTTCAAACAGTTAATTAAATTTATCATCGTTTACGTGCAGAAATGCTAATATGAATAATGGTTATACACTACTTTATGTGTTAATTTATTAGTAAATTGGACAATTGCATACATTATCTATATTGCAGATGAGAAGCCTAATTTGTGTGTATAATATTCTATCTATTTTACACGTCTACATACCGACGTACTGTACTGTCATTGTATATATAGTATAACTTATTAGAACTAATCTATCATTCAGCAAGGTATAACAGGATTTTGTTTAGTCTGTCTACAAAACGAAacataaaattgtattattagACACGTTTGACCGTTCTAAAGGTATGGAACGGTTTTGTCTTCCTTCATAAATACTGATTATTTCGTTTCATGGTTAAATATGTTAATCTCGTGGGTTTTGTGCAGTTCTGAATTTTCTAAGATACCCTTATATGATAAAATGGTGAAATTGCCTTAAATGAAACggtacattattatttatttatttattgtatccAAAATCTGCAGTGAAACACCACcatggaaaatatttccaacccAGAGAGCACGAACTCTCCGTGCAACCGCTCTAAGGAGTTGTATGCCTTCGGTTCCAAGAACTGGACCGATTCAAACTGCGTCTCCCCGCCGCAGTACTTCTATCGAGACTTCTACATCATTCTGCCGATCATCTACTCTGTCATATGTGCCGTGGGATTGACAGGAAATACGGCTGTCATTTATGTTATACTCAAAGCGCCCAAAATGAAGACGGTGACTAATATGTTCATCCTGAACTTGGCTATCGCAGATGACTTGTTCACTTTAGTGCTGCCTATCAACATTGCTGAACATCTTTTGCATTACTGGCCCTTCGGTGAGACGTTATGCAAGATAATACTTTCCATAGATCACTACAATATATTCTCCAGCATATACTTTCTCACGGTGATGAGTGTCGACCGATATCTGGTGGTGCTTGCGACCGTCCGTTCGAAGAGGATGCCCCACCGCACTTACAGAGCAGCCAAAACCGTAAGCATCTGCGTGTGGCTGCTGGTCATTCTAATAGTCTTGCCTTTCACCGTCTTCGCAGGAATTTACGTTAGCCCCGACGACGTCGAGAGAAAAAGTTGCGTCTTGAGTTTTCCCAACCCGGAGGGTTTCTGGTTCAAAGCTAGCCGGATTTACACCCTGCTCCTAGGCTTCGCCTTCCCCGTCTCAACCACCTGCATCCTCTACACCGTGATGCTGTACAAGTTGAGGAACATGCGACTGAATTCCAACGCCAAGGTTCTGGATAAAGCTAAAAAGAAAGTGACTGTCAtggtgttcattgttctcgcgGTCTGCCTGTTCTGCTGGACACCGTTCCACCTTAGCACCATCGTCGCCCTCACCACGGACCTGACCTCGACGCCGCTTGTCATCGGAATCTCCTATTTCATCACCAGTCTAAGTTACGCCAACTCTTGTCTAAACCCTTTTCTATACGCCTTCCTCGACGACAGCTTTAGGAAggctttcaaaaaaatgttggaGTGTAGACAATCCTGAATATACAGCAAGAATATGCCATATAAACGCTGCTCAAGACACTTTGACTTAGTCCCGTGCACACTTGGTATGGTCAAAGGTTTTTTcctcacacattaaaaaataatcaaatttgtTTAAAAGGTATAGCTTGTAGCTATCTGAATACAGATAAAGTTATTCTGAACTTAAACCGTTggtcgtgttttttttttattttttactgagaGTATGTCTCCCTCTGGTGGAAAAAGGCACTAGTACCTCAGAGATTAAGCGGTGATTCGAAACCTAATAAACTTGAATTGCCACCAACAGTTGGTAGCCGAAAAAAATGTCACGTGAGGATATAATTAATTTGCGGCACAGCGAAATTCAATTCATACAACGTTTTAAACGTAGAAAAACATTATTGTGCAAATTTAACATTCTGACGAGAAGAAATTGATATCAAACGGTATTACACCTTGTAAATATGGACATAAAACGAATGACGTCAAGTCAATAAGTATTCTGCATTCGTGTATTTATCTTGCGCCGCTCGTATGTGTGAAAACAATGCAGTTTCCCATATTACGCCCCCTCATCCCTTCGTAATATTGCCCACCCACCAGTTCTGTAGCCGACAATTTTGTCCATTTTATGTCGTGGCATTGactaatttaaaatttattttaaaggtagTTTTCCACTCATCTCCGCTCGCCACAAAAAAAGCTATTTGATCAGTTTCACTGAAGCTGCACAAAAATCATATAAGTacatatgctttttaaaaataatgcctACTGTTcgatatttatgtttttatctaTGTATTTGCtgaagaataaaatttaaaaacaacaagatGTGTCTTTATCATTTCAACTATGAGATTAGATTAGCGGTCTGAACAGTTTTTAAGTACGTCGttgataatatttatttatttatttattttattcagcccTTCTCAGTCAATGTTAATCAAAGAGGAAGTCTTACTTTGTTGATAGTTTGGTGATCGCTTTCTATGCTTGTTTCCCATAGAACAGTTTTAATTATAGCTGCCTATGTGTTCAAGGTAATTATTTTTACTGGACTATCACACATGGAGGGGGTGCACACTGAAACCCCCCTCACGGTGGGTATACATACACACCGTGAGTGTAAATCAATGTTTGTTATGCAATGCCTTCGTACAAGGCATATACACCTCAACCAGAAAATATACTACATGGCCATCATGCACCACAACATACCCACAGCCATTATTTGTTGTATcattccccacaccacatactgcACATCTATCATGTGCCAGAACAGAAACCCCATCATGCACCACAGGGATGTTCTGCACTACATTAGAAGGATACTACACTATAAAGTCATCCTTTACCACAGTCATTGTAAACCACACCAAAAAACACAGTGGTATCCTGTACCATGTAATGACCCCACCATACATCACGCAACCCTCAAATATTATGAAAAaggtacatacatatacagtgagccaggaatacaccctggacagttcaccagtccatcgcagagcacacacaccattcactcacacactcataccaggGGGCGCTTTAGAGTCTCCAAATagtctaacctgcatgtctttggactgttggaggaaacccatgtggacacggggagaacctgcaaactccacacaaaaaggctccagccaggattcaaaccaaggatatacattttcatttctatgTTAAAAGAAAGAACTCAAGGATGATGCATTGTTTctctttaaattcatttttaatgataaaataatgagCCATCATGCACAGTCTGAGTAACAAGGTGCAGACAAGAAATATGAGTAAAGGTCACGTCCCTTTATTGACAACAAATCTAAATGTATAGTCAACAGAGAGGGTCATTTGGAATATTTCAGGTTCAGGCTGCTTGCCCCTTTTGTTATGCGCACTTTCGTTCTTGGCATGAACActgattgtttttaatgacagctCATGTGTAATACTCAAATGAAACACTAGATGTCATGGttaatgtttttatgttattattagAGCCAGATATACCGaaaatatatatagaatatataattaataaaccTTTTTCAGATTGCAAGGACTATACACCAGTGGCTAGTTTAACACAACCTGCTCCCAGACTCAGAAACATACTTTTCCTCAGTTTTGCGCAGAGATGTCTGGATTTCACAGTGGTCAGGTTTGAAAtttgttgcatttaaattgcTGGCATCTGGTGCCTGTTTGGGTCGGTCTGCAGGGGGCATTGCTTCACCGAAGGCTCAGTCAGACTTGTCATCATGCCACTGCATCTTCACTGGGAAATGtagactgaaataaataatactaaatGCTAATACTTAATTTAAGGTGACATTGgttttatgtttgaaaatataaaactgagtggtgggggggcatgATAGAGATACCtaaccccctcactgtaggggtcaagcattcaggcctgtacccttctcttggtgtacaccacacattAATTCACCCTAATTGTCAAGAATATGTTGAatgatgactcatctgaccttttttcactttttttcccatatttctgtagaccagtgcatatggtttttgcaccactgaactctcaaatgtgcatttgtaatGCGGgctttatgcactgcaaccctactataatatccctgtCTATGTTGTTGTCAACAGACTGCTCTAGCTGACATACTATGGTCATGTCCTGCATTGTCATTCTCAGTTGCTCTTCCGTTTTTCCTTGCAaattgcactaatgcacaagcatcatgGTAATCAAATGTGcacttttgaccacaatttctgaccttATTTACTAATGTCTTTCCcatttaaatgcagatgtcagCTGAGCAGTCTTCGTGACTGAAGCTCCAGGCacccatgccccaataatgaactctctttcaaagtcacctagatcttttcctcttgccatcttgatccaaaatcaaggtcaactgggcctgctcatcatttttatacatgtcacagagaatgataggatgttaaatgcttaattgtatcatgcagtacacctgtatggaagcatctgcattcgttatttttttccactcacttattcaggtttttcctttaatttgtcacccatctgtatgtgtgtgtgtgagaaagagagtgagtgtaagtatgtttatttatataatctGTTTAGCCCTACATTAATTCTGAACTAAGTATCTATTTCCTTATTGAGATTGCTATATAAGAAGAAtacaagacaacaacaaaaaaatccttatttaaatgttttgcagaTGGTCCTTCACCTTGTATCTCAAatcaaaatacatataaatacatatctCTTATATCTCAATTTCTTCACACTTGATTCTCCTGCATGGTGGTAGCTGGCCTATTTTCAAgaccacttcctctctgctctctctcaggcatGCCAATGTTAGCCCTCATGTTCTTTGAGAATCATCAATACCCTCCACAATGGCTCACAAGTTTCtattatgtatatgtatgttaaAATAGCTCTCACCCTGAATGTGTTATTGCTGCAGTAAACAGAATGTTACCCTTAAAAATTATTCTATGAAAAATTACCATAAAATTGGCCAgtttttcataaattacatGCCCTCA
This window contains:
- the LOC135238014 gene encoding B1 bradykinin receptor-like isoform X2, yielding MGQLRPLAQQKTKGLCWRTQKTPLQSWRGWSRSFFSPKQQGTSEWRRRPPVRTRGGAACGTSFSSFSPKLETNSKSSICSRETAMTPVKQRNLPGLRLGQEGNWEHSLPQRQQLLIQALSECCSLWRGKKKTKKKQVCTGIYVSPDDVERKSCVLSFPNPEGFWFKASRIYTLLLGFAFPVSTTCILYTVMLYKLRNMRLNSNAKVLDKAKKKVTVMVFIVLAVCLFCWTPFHLSTIVALTTDLTSTPLVIGISYFITSLSYANSCLNPFLYAFLDDSFRKAFKKMLECRQS
- the LOC135238014 gene encoding neuropeptides B/W receptor type 2-like isoform X1, whose protein sequence is MENISNPESTNSPCNRSKELYAFGSKNWTDSNCVSPPQYFYRDFYIILPIIYSVICAVGLTGNTAVIYVILKAPKMKTVTNMFILNLAIADDLFTLVLPINIAEHLLHYWPFGETLCKIILSIDHYNIFSSIYFLTVMSVDRYLVVLATVRSKRMPHRTYRAAKTVSICVWLLVILIVLPFTVFAGIYVSPDDVERKSCVLSFPNPEGFWFKASRIYTLLLGFAFPVSTTCILYTVMLYKLRNMRLNSNAKVLDKAKKKVTVMVFIVLAVCLFCWTPFHLSTIVALTTDLTSTPLVIGISYFITSLSYANSCLNPFLYAFLDDSFRKAFKKMLECRQS